ggcCCGTGAATCTAAGCAGTTTGTGAGAGACTTGATGTGAAGGGTGACTTGATCCGGCAGTGTGAGAAGGTCGGGATTGGCCGGCCGTCCCGGAGCTTCTCTCAGAtggtcaccccccccccccccccaaaaaaaccatCGTCGCTTCACGTTCTCGGCTTTGGGAAACCTACTTGACCAGCGGCCTGGTCTTATCGTCGTCGCCACACTGGTGGGctttgtacttttttacctCGGCCATGTACTTTGACCAAGCGTCGCTCTTGCCCGGCTCAGCCTGcggaagaagaaggagaagaagaagaagaggagagagaagaagaagaagaaggagaagaagagagaaggagaagaagaagaagcagaagaagaaggaggagaggatTAACGGTGAATTCAAAACGTACAGAGCGGCAACTTGTGGTCGTTTTCATTGGTCGGTTAATCTGTCTCTTATAATTAATCGAGTTGTTTGTAGATGCCCGACCactaaaaggatttttaagactgATACTAATATTTggctatttaaaaatctgatatatgTTTAATAGAAAACAAGAAACTAGAAAACTATTTAATGCAACAAgactttaatttttatttcctttgtttttcaaCAGGTGCTGAACagatgtgtctttgtgtgtgtgtgtgtgtgtgtgtcacaatgggcattgtatttattcatgtttttactgtttattattattattattattatatattataaccGTAGTGAAATTGTGCAAGTGATAACAGCCCATCCTATGCACctgtaaatacaatttatttgtatattcaaaaaaataaatctaaccAACCCACATTTTTACTAAATGGTCCGGCCCCTCTGGCATTTGCAAGCATTACCAGATCCGAACCGTCAAACTATCggacccaaagtcctattattattattattattatcatcaacaacaacaacaacaactggacccaaagtcctattattattattatatcaaacaacaacaacaatggacccaagattattattatattattattatttattaaacaacCAATTGGAccaaagtcctattattattattaattatcatcaacaacaacaacaacaactggacccaaatcctattattattattattattattattcatcatCAACAACCAACTggacccaaagtcctattatttattatattattatcatcaacaACCAACTGGAccaaagtcctattattattatattattaacaacaacattgaccaaagttatattattattataataacaaCAATTGGACCAAAGtcctttattattatattattatgattatttattattataaacaacaacaattggacccaaagtcctattattattattttatttattattaacaacAATGGACCCAAAgtctattattatttattaattaacaaCAATGGCcccaaagtcctattattattattattattattattattacaaacaaaattgGACCAAAgtccttttattattattattattttttaacacaattggACCCAAaccctattattattattattattttatattaacaaaaacaattggaCCCAAgtccttttattattattattattttttattattatttcaacaaCAATGGGACCCAAAGtccttattattatattattattaattattattaacaacaacaatggacccaaagtcctatatatattattattatttattaacaacaacattggacccaaagtcctattatttttatattattattatttacaacaAATTggacccaaagtcctattattattattatattattattattaacaaacaactggacccaaagtcctattattattattattattatattataacaaACAACAATTGGACCCAAagtccattattattattaccttttattattattattaacacaattGGACCCAAAgtccttttattattattattattaaaaacaaacaattggccatagtattattattattattattatatacaacAACAATGGACCCAAGTCCTTATTTTATATTAGTTTATTATTAACAACAATTGGAccaaagtcctattattattattattatattattattaacaacaattggacccaaagtcctattatattattattttattattattagtaattATTTTTCACAACCAATTGGACCCAAAGTcctatatttattattattaataacaacAATGGCCCCAAAAtcctattatttattattatattattaacaaCAACTTggacccaaagtcctattattattattatttattattaacaaacaattggacccaaagtcctattattattatattattatttttattaacaacaatcggacccaaagtcctattattattattaattattattattaacaacaacaatggacccaaagtcctattattattattattattattaaccacAATTggacccaaagtcctattatattattattaacaacaaTTGGACCCAAAgtccttattattattattattatttataacaaATTGGACCaaattctattattattattattatttattattatattaacaaCAATggacccaaagtcctattattattattattattatattaacaaCAATTGGACCCAAAGtcctatattattattattattattatcattaacaacaacaattggaccaaagtcctattattatttattaacaacaattggacccaaagtcctattattattattattattattattacaacaattggacccaaagtcctattattattattattattattattaacaacaacaattggacccaaagtcctattattattattattattattattattaacaacaacaactggacccaaagtcctattattattattattattattattattattattattattataacaacaattggacccaaagtcctattattattattattattattattattaacaacaattggacccaaagtcctattattattattattattattattattaacaacaattggacccaaagtcctattattattattattattattattattattattaacaacaattggacccaaagtcctattattattattattattattaacaacaattggacccaaagtcctattattatggACGTCAGCTGACATTAAGCGTGTCTGCTCCACAGAGCCTGgtaaggaaaaagcttaacgtggtttaatgtaactaaacaacgatcaattatcaccatatttctctcacatattgctcctcataaccagtgaaaactgtcaaaaaaaattctAGGACCTTGGCTTAGatcttttgacagttttcactggttatgaggagcaatatgtgagagaaatatggtgataattAATCGTTGTTCAGGTCCATTAAATCCCGTTAGGCTTTTTCCTTCCAATATCCCTTAATGAAGCAGACACGCTTAATGTCAGCCAACGTCCGTAATAACACGACGTTGGGATAGATTTTTTTGCCAGTTTTCACTGGTTATAGGGAtcaatatgagagagaaatttgTTAATCATTGATTATTGTTTAGCtccattaaaccacgttaaccctcatgttgtcctcgggtcaaatcgacccgttttcctatatcaatgttctttttaattactcaaaataacatgattgattccacataTCGCTCTTTGgcagtacaaatctctactttcattaattttggggcgtctcattcaattttaaagAAGTGGTtgtgaaatagtgttgagtaaaagttgacatattccagtctgtgatcatccatcagcatccattcctttaattttagtctaaataattcctaatttctgctttttttaactcaaacattagatatCATTTCCTGTAAATGATGTTTGACCATaagttccaaaaataactgtaaaactgaagttaataagttagtgttacgtagtgctgaaaatgtcaaaaaaaaagtgactaaagttgagaaaaagcgtcaaaagtgttgaaaaaaaaagcgacaaaaacataagcAAAGTTagaaacattaataaaaagcgTTCCAAAGTGTTGATGTTCAACTTTGAcagtaagacaacacaagggttgagccttttcctcgccacagacaccaatgaagaagaaaacgttaacGTGAGGTAACTTCTATAATCGTTTGGATTTCAGTTGagtttttttgacaggtttaaGTGTTCATGGCGAGACATGGCCATGGTaaatatggtgatgatgaatGAACGTCCCCCCTGCTAACCACACTTACTTCTGAGTCGTCTTTCTGCTTCTTCGCAACCATGCCGGTCTTTAGGAACACACCACCTCTGCGCTTCCCCACCTGGGTTAGGGGATAGAAGACTGACACCGTTATAGGAGCCCCTGCACGTGGACTGTCAATGAAGGAGACTACACCAGAGCAGAAGGTCTACATTTAGTCTCTTGTCGCACCACCGGCGACACCATCATCAGTGGGGCGCATCCCCTTGACTTCACTGCTCTACAAATAACACATATTGCCATAATGTGTgcataaaatattgtaaatacagGGACTTGATACTGAAGTATTGGCCCTTATTTTAGGACGTAATAACTGAAAGTGTCAGTTAACAGTAAGACtgtcaatgtgtgttttaattactGCCATCTCATCTTTGCTAGTTTTAATCAATCTTATAGATCTCATCTTACAACTGCCAAACCCCTTACAAAGCTCGTCACGGGAGGGGGCTTCTTGTCCTCGGGTGTCTGTCCCTGCTCGGGGGTGGCTCTTCTCTGCTCTCCACCCGTTTGCAGCGTCtcccttttcctcttcttctcctcctcctcctccatcttcttcttgaACATCTCCATGAAGCTGCCGTCGTTGGCGAACGCGTTCCCCCCGGGCCCCGGGGCCCTGGTCGGTGCGGGGCTGCTGCGGGAGGGGGACGCGGGGCTGCCGCAGCTGGAGTCGCTGCTGCTACTGcccccaccacctccaccacctccaccgTGTCTGGTTGTTTGGGGCTTTCCATGTGAGCGCTTTGAATCCATGTTCCCGTAATGTTCCCAAACACAAGTACAGTCCAGCGATTATGTGTCCGTGTTATGATAAATATTATGGCTTTGTTGCGACGCTAGCATCGAGTAATAACACGGGCAGGACTCCACCCCCGATAGAAAACCAAAACCTCCGCAGGAATAGCCCCTTAAGAAAGCTATAGTCCAGTTCAGAATAAAACAAACGCCAGACTTCTAGCGCATAATGTTAGCtaacccaacaaaaacaaaagcaggcGCTGGTCTGCTAACGTGGCTAGCTAGCACTGCGGCTAACGTCCGGTTTAGTGAGGCCTTTTACTCACAAACGAACTCAACTTAAACCTCCATTTACTGCGTGGGGTGTTCCCAGATATGATGCTACAGTTAAAGCACACAACAAAGTTCAAATACCTGCAGCAAAGACTAAGAggtttgcagattttttttcccaaagcgTTTCGCTAACTTTCGCCAGCTAGCACTGACTGGCTGTCGGCCATGTTGAATTTCTCTTAGTGACGTCGCGTTCAGTGTCGCCAGATCTCGCGAGACAAACACGCAACCAGGCCTTGTggaaacaagcccaaaacaaGCGACTTTTTCTAAATGACCAAAGGAGGGTGTTAAAACACCTTTTAACGTTATTTAGAAAACTGATGGTATTTTGAATATACACTTTTTCAGTGATTTTGAGTTATTCCCCACAACcggttgaatccattcttttactcctttctctttctcccagatTTTGTTAtacttcttcccgtatttcacccactttatcccgggcatttattcctccaaaaactctcctacagacCAGTCACCATCAGTCGCTATTAgtgcattttcctaaccagaaaaacaacagactgccctgctctgcctctgattggccagtACTCGTTGCcttctgggtcagagccaattagaagcaggaagtgggcggGACATAACTCTGCTGTCTTCAGTGTGTATGGGGAAGGGAACAAACTCCtacctttaaataaaacaagataCCTGCTTGACAACTTATTATggagctgggaacaagcccaaataagcaactacactttaggaacaagcccaaataaggaactacactttagaaacaagcccaaataaggaACTACACTTTAGACAACAGCCCAAATAAGGAACTACACTTtaggaacaagcccaaataaggaactacactttagaaacaagcccaaataaggaACTACACTTtaggaacaagcccaaataaggaACTACACTTtaggaacaagcccaaataaggaACTACACTTTAgcaacaagcccaaataagcaactacactttaggaacaagcccaaataaggaACTACACTTTAacaacaagcccaaataaggaACTACACTTtaggaacaagcccaaataagcaactacactttaggaacaagcccaaataaggaACTACACTTTAacaacaagcccaaataaggaACTACACTTTAacaacaagcccaaataaggaACTACACTTtaggaacaagcccaaataaggaactacactttagaaacaagcccaaataaggaACTACACTTTAggaacaagcccaaaaaaaacatgatcctacaaatatttgtaagcgacattacagaaaaacaagcccaaagtcgtttataataagcggacttggcaacactgatgACGTCGCGTTGGGGGTGTTGTGGCGCCCCCTTTAGGTGCTCTCTATGAGCGCCCCCCCTTTGGGTGCCCCCTGCTGTGCCGGAAGTCAAACTCATATATTTGTTAGAGCAatggttttgtttctttaaccctggtgttgtcttcccgttaaccatgaacttgttcttctaggtcaaaattgaaaatgaacatttttttttggtgcttttccgatgtttttttaaaatcgctttttctgatttatttgtcattttttcccaACTCTTAGTGCTTTTTAAAAACCATGGGGTGGtttaaaaacaggttttacactcgttcttggaattcatggtaaaaaatatcaaaaaactaatttatatcaaattatacttACGTTAGCAGTTATCCCCGGGGATAAAACCTCCTGGACGAGTCTTGTTTTAATCAGAGcaatttcctttaaatgttttggTAGGTCTTTAAcagttattacattatttatttaagtagatgccctttctttcttttactgcTTGCAACTCATTCCTTTCATTATTTTGGGTCCTACAGCgtatgttattacattatctggatCACATGACAGTGATTATATATTCACAATATTCAGTATATCCAGGGATTCATTCAGAAATGTGAatgaatacatacatatttttttaattagactAAAAGAGACATTTATGTTTACCACagttatttctgagacaattctATGGCAACATCTGGAATTATTAAGATATATTAATTAATAAGAAAACACCAGACCACTTCTTATCTTCAGATCCCATTTATTTGTAGTGCAAATGTAGAACAGACCGGACTACAGATCTTGGACTTGCCTCAGATGCCTGTGTGAAGTCCACTACAACCTACTAGACCAGAATATGATGCAAACCTTAAAGTTAGACCCTTCACACCATGCAAATGTGCAGCAGAGATGACGACGTAAAACACCATAAATATCAACTCAAACAATCAGTAGAAAAAGTGTGAACACAACAGCAGGATTCTGGTCTTTGTAGTCCACAGCGCAAACATTCACAAGGAACGGAGTCCAAGTCACAAAGCAGTAGATCTCTGATATGGGAAAGGCTAAAATGACATCATGTGTTGACAAGGAAAAAAGGCAGACGTCTTACAGGCTCAACTTGAACCCCCGTCTTCCACTTCCTGTCTACAGACAACAAAAAATTCCAGCGTACTGATGAGAATACATTTCCTTCCAGTTCAGTTAAACCGTAAATGAGGTCTAGCAGCAGTAAACAGCCATTTAACCgagtcattattatta
The nucleotide sequence above comes from Etheostoma spectabile isolate EspeVRDwgs_2016 chromosome 15, UIUC_Espe_1.0, whole genome shotgun sequence. Encoded proteins:
- the trir gene encoding telomerase RNA component interacting RNase isoform X1 — its product is MDSKRSHGKPQTTRHGGGGGGGGGSSSSDSSCGSPASPSRSSPAPTRAPGPGGNAFANDGSFMEMFKKKMEEEEEKKRKRETLQTGGEQRRATPEQGQTPEDKKPPPVTSFVRGLAVVGKRRGGVFLKTGMVAKKQKDDSEAEPGKSDAWSKYMAEVKKYKAHQCGDDDKTRPLVK
- the trir gene encoding telomerase RNA component interacting RNase isoform X2; translated protein: MDSKRSHGKPQTTRHGGGGGGGGGSSSSDSSCGSPASPSRSSPAPTRAPGPGGNAFANDGSFMEMFKKKMEEEEEKKRKRETLQTGGEQRRATPEQGQTPEDKKPPPVTSFVGKRRGGVFLKTGMVAKKQKDDSEAEPGKSDAWSKYMAEVKKYKAHQCGDDDKTRPLVK